The following coding sequences are from one Xiphophorus couchianus chromosome 7, X_couchianus-1.0, whole genome shotgun sequence window:
- the ankzf1 gene encoding ankyrin repeat and zinc finger domain-containing protein 1, whose translation MTTCTDLRSIFDLCSNEEAFKLTEVNSVLKETGSSTDCVTIRGPHDDWNREVSDKMACSACKCSFDNREEQREHYKLDWHRFNLRQKMAGLLPITAEEFEKKTRAGDLSSISGSESDSDGEDMESDGRGTGSNITGTDNESSAEPNATTGRLNSKVVFQNAAGEYLSIYRCALMGKADSDEHNVVSSLNTVNQKTVWVILMTGGGHFAGAVFEGKQVLDHKTFHRYTVRAKRGTAQGLRDSQNRSHMARSAGATLRRYNEAALVKDIQDLLLTWAEHLNRASAVFVRAPSYNKAIFFGGRGGALQKNDLRVRSLPIATRRATFREVQRVHEVLSTVQVYGKDADMSAVFSPTKTAWKKKPKAAAQKITGEQKDILLAPGEENNESSDEEGEEIQLEMVELTIGTLDLREHEMHPCRRRKRRRKKKEQGKLHNQETGSMNAGASELEDVVSKATPAEEEEETPHQEQSVKTRKKKPQGQKQLDEAVDESVDYGLRDALFTACKVGDVGALCSLLQLPQETMDHPEKMEENISTAPLSLLNKPIDSSGFSLLHVAAAAAQKAVVRLLLHAGADPACRDNKGQTPYTVAPDKDTRNVFRKYMGENPDKYDYSKAQVPGPLTAETESKKVEKKKAQRAQRKHREKEQKEEKRKQELEAEEKKKFASLTDREKRALAAEKRLAEQAVASGVSLSNVQRCWSCGESLLGKIPFNYLEYTFCTPRCVQAHRKANAPPNKS comes from the exons atgaCAACTTGTACCGACCTCCGCTCCATCTTCGACTTGTGCTCAAATGAAGAAGCTTTTAAGCTGACTGAGGTAAACTCTGTCCTGAAGGAGACTGGATCATCCACAGACT GTGTGACAATTAGAGGTCCACATGATGACTGGAACAGAGAGGTGTCAGACAAAATGGCCTGCTCAGCCTGCAAATGTTCCTTTGATAACAGAGAGGAACAG AGGGAGCACTACAAGCTTGACTGGCATCGGTTTAATTTAAGACAAAAGATGGCAGGATTGCTTCCCATCACAGCAGAAGAGTTTGAGAAGAAAACCAGAGCCG GAGACCTGTCGAGTATCTCAGGGTCTGAGTCTGACTCTGATGGAGAGGACATGGAGAGTGACGGCAGAGGAACTGGGAGTAACATTACTGGAACAGACAATGAGAGTTCAGCTGAGCCTAATGCAACAACTGGCCGGCTCAACAGTAAGGTGGTATTTCAAAATGCCGCAGGAGAATATCTGTCCATCTATCGCTGTGCGCTTATGGGAAAG GCAGATTCTGATGAGCACAATGTAGTTTCCTCTCTGAATACTGTGAATCAGAAAACTGTCTGGGTCATACTTATGACGGGCGGCGGACATTTTGCTGGAGCTGTCTTCGAAGG aaaacaAGTTCTCGATCATAAGACTTTCCATCGATACACTGTTCGAGCAAAGAGAGGCACTGCCCAAGGACTGAGAGATTCCCAGAACCGCAGCCACATGGCAAGATCTGCAGGAGCGACTCTGAGGAGATACAACGAGGCAGCGCTCGTTAAG GACATTCAGGATCTTCTGCTAACCTGGGCTGAACACTTGAACAGGGCGTCTGCCGTGTTTGTTCGAGCTCCCAGCTACAACAAGGCCATCTTCTTTGGAGGCCGCGGGGGTGCCCTCCAAAAAAATGACCTCCGGGTCCGCTCACTTCCCATCGCCACGCGCAGGGCGACGTTTCGGGAAGTGCAGCGGGTACACGAGGTCCTCTCTACTGTCCAGGTGTATG GGAAAGACGCGGACATGTCTGCCGTTTTTAGTCCGACTAAGACGGCATGGAAAAAGAAGCCCAAAGCTGCAGCACAGAAAATCACGGGTGAACAGAAAG ATATATTGCTGGCACCAGGggaagaaaataatgaaagctCAGATGAAGAGGGAGAAGAAATCCAGCTGGAGATGGTGGAGCTCACGATAGGAACCCTGGACCTCAGAGAGCATGAAATGCATCCCTGCaggcggaggaagaggaggaggaaaaagaagGAGCAAGGCAAACTTCATAATCAAG aaacaggaagcatGAATGCTGGAGCAAGTGAGCTAGAAGACGTGGTGTCCAAGGCTACGCctgcagaagaagaggaggagacgcCTCACCAGGAACAATCTGTAAAAACAAGGAAGAAGAAACCACAGGGGCAAAAACAACTAGATG AAGCTGTTGATGAGTCAGTTGATTACGGCCTCAGGGATGCTCTGTTTACTGCATGCAAAGTTGGAGATGTAGGTGCTCTCTGCAGTCTCCTTCAGCTACCTCAGGAAACGATGGACCATCCtgaaaagatggaggaaaataTCTCTACAGCCCCTTTAAGCCTCCTGAATAAACCCATCGATTCATCAGGGTTTTCTTTGCTGCATGtcgctgcagcagctgcacagaAGGCCGTCGTCAGGCTGCTCCTACATGCAGGAGCAGATCCTGCATGCAG GGATAACAAAGGCCAGACGCCGTATACTGTCGCACCCGACAAAGATACTAGGAACGTCTTTCGTAAATACATGGGTGAGAACCCTGATAAGTATGACTACAGCAAGGCACAG GTCCCTGGGCCTCTAACGGCAGAGACTGAATCCAAAAAGGTGGAGAAGAAAAAGGCCCAAAGAGCTCAGAGAAAGCATCGGGAGAAAGAACAgaaggaggaaaagaggaaacaggagttggaggcagaggagaagaaaaagtttgCATCTCTGACAGATCGGGAAAAG AGAGCGCTGGCAGCAGAGAAAAGGTTGGCAGAACAAGCGGTTGCCTCAGGGGTCAGCCTCTCTAATGTCCA GAGGTGCTGGTCATGTGGAGAATCTCTGCTCGGGAAAATCCCGTTTAACTACCTGGAGTATACATTCTGCACCCCACGATGCGTGCAAGCTCATCGGAAAGCAAATGCTCCTCCAAACAAGTCCTAA
- the hce2l2 gene encoding high choriolytic enzyme 1 isoform X1, translating to MEQIILLCALSACLSAVNAQKFLLSPKWIPVGFREPEGKKEGTAMDQIIKVNEFHGSHVIDGSTTLREGDIAVSTGRRSKICFARSCLWSKSVDGHVYVAYTLSPDYSDIETKLIKEGMDNIEDSTCIRFVPRIHQRDYIDIQPKSGCWSYLGSRGGKQTLSLQNPDCMNIGVISHEFMHSLGFVHEQSRFDRDNYVTIMWPNIWRDRVRNFEKFKTENLDLPYDFGSIMHFGMYAYSVAGEPTIVPKNGRNVKLGQASSLSQVDKLKINRLYQCAVNDD from the exons ATGGAGCAGATTATCCTGCTGTGTGCGCTCTCAGCTTGTCTCTCGGCTGTCAATGCTCAG AAATTTTTACTCAGTCCCAAATGGATACCTGTTGGTTTCAGGg AgcctgaaggaaaaaaagagggcACTGCAATGGATCAAATAATTAAAGTCAATGAGTTTCATG GTTCCCACGTCATCGACGGTTCCACCACCCTCAGAGAGGGCGATATTGCTGTGTCCACTGGAAGGCGCTCAAAGATCTGCTTCGCCCGGAGCTGCCTCTGGTCCAAATCTGTGGATGGACACGTCTACGTTGCCTACACACTCTCACCTGATTACT ctgaCATCGAGACAAAGCTGATAAAGGAGGGAATGGACAACATAGAGGACAGCACCTGTATCCGTTTTGTTCCACGAATTCACCAAAGAGACTACATCGACATCCAGCCAAAGTCAGG ATGTTGGTCCTACCTTGGCTCTCGTGGAGGAAAACAGACCCTGTCGCTCCAGAATCCAGACTGCATGAATATCGGAGTGATTTCCCATGAGTTTATGCATTCCCTGGGCTTTGTGCATGAGCAGTCCCGCTTTGACCGCGACAACTATGTCACCATCATGTGGCCGAACATTTGGAGAG ATCGAGTAAGAAACTTTGAGAAGTTTAAGACAGAAAATCTGGACCTGCCGTATGACTTTGGCTCAATTATGCACTTTGGGAT gTATGCCTATTCAGTGGCCGGAGAACCAACCATCGTCCCAAAGAACGGCAGGAACGTTAAGCTCGGCCAGGCATCGTCTCTCAGTCAAGTTGACAAGCTAAAAATCAACAGGCTTTATCAATGCG CCGTGAATGATGATTAG
- the hce2l2 gene encoding high choriolytic enzyme 1 isoform X2 has translation MDQIIKVNEFHGSHVIDGSTTLREGDIAVSTGRRSKICFARSCLWSKSVDGHVYVAYTLSPDYSDIETKLIKEGMDNIEDSTCIRFVPRIHQRDYIDIQPKSGCWSYLGSRGGKQTLSLQNPDCMNIGVISHEFMHSLGFVHEQSRFDRDNYVTIMWPNIWRDRVRNFEKFKTENLDLPYDFGSIMHFGMYAYSVAGEPTIVPKNGRNVKLGQASSLSQVDKLKINRLYQCAVNDD, from the exons ATGGATCAAATAATTAAAGTCAATGAGTTTCATG GTTCCCACGTCATCGACGGTTCCACCACCCTCAGAGAGGGCGATATTGCTGTGTCCACTGGAAGGCGCTCAAAGATCTGCTTCGCCCGGAGCTGCCTCTGGTCCAAATCTGTGGATGGACACGTCTACGTTGCCTACACACTCTCACCTGATTACT ctgaCATCGAGACAAAGCTGATAAAGGAGGGAATGGACAACATAGAGGACAGCACCTGTATCCGTTTTGTTCCACGAATTCACCAAAGAGACTACATCGACATCCAGCCAAAGTCAGG ATGTTGGTCCTACCTTGGCTCTCGTGGAGGAAAACAGACCCTGTCGCTCCAGAATCCAGACTGCATGAATATCGGAGTGATTTCCCATGAGTTTATGCATTCCCTGGGCTTTGTGCATGAGCAGTCCCGCTTTGACCGCGACAACTATGTCACCATCATGTGGCCGAACATTTGGAGAG ATCGAGTAAGAAACTTTGAGAAGTTTAAGACAGAAAATCTGGACCTGCCGTATGACTTTGGCTCAATTATGCACTTTGGGAT gTATGCCTATTCAGTGGCCGGAGAACCAACCATCGTCCCAAAGAACGGCAGGAACGTTAAGCTCGGCCAGGCATCGTCTCTCAGTCAAGTTGACAAGCTAAAAATCAACAGGCTTTATCAATGCG CCGTGAATGATGATTAG
- the hce2l1 gene encoding high choriolytic enzyme 2 isoform X1, whose translation MKASSGTTCCGSVVDLSKLHPLDDERSQPTLSSQEWSPISTEQRRRSGYIDPVKVGTLLSSDLKLGKLEKANMASRVVLLGILFGVLIPVDMVPVKNSTGVHEGKLRLKRKYSGELFEEDELMDRDEMTAMDQILEVNSRLRVPTGLPFREGDIAYSYVRSAINCPGNACLWPKSIDGFVYVPYILSPVYDDMDRITIETGMQEISSGTCIKFIPRTHEASFLDIQPRYGCWSFLGQTGGSQTLSLQTPGCMWSGIAAHEFMHALGFVHEQSRSDRDHYVTIVWKNILPEQIHNFRKQATNNLNSPYDYSSVMHYGRYAFSEEGGPTIIPKPDPYIPIGQRDGPSTLDLHKINLLYSCGM comes from the exons ATGAAGGCCAGCAGCGGGACCACCTGTTGCGGATCAGTAGTGGACTTGAGTAAATTACACCCGCTGGATGATGAGAGGTCTCAGCCCACGCTCTCATCACAGGAGTGGAGCCCAATCAGTACAGAGCAGCGGAGGAGAAGTGGGTATATAGATCCAGTGAAGGTGGGAACTTTGCTGAGCAGTGATCTGAAACTGGGGAAACTTGAAAAAGCAAATATGGCTTCTAGAGTTGTGCTTCTAGGCATCTTGTTTGGCGTGCTCATCCCGGTGGATATGGTCCCCGTTAAG AATTCCACTGGAGTACATGAGGGCAAACTGAGACTGAAAAGGAAATACTCTGGTGAGCTCTTTGAAGAAG aTGAGCTCATGGACCGAGATGAAATGACTGCAATGGATCAGATCCTAGAAGTCAACAGCA GGCTGCGGGTGCCCACAGGACTGCCATTCAGAGAAGGAGATATTGCCTATTCATACGTGCGCAGTGCCATAAACTGCCCTGGGAATGCCTGTCTGTGGCCTAAATCAATTGATGGATTTGTTTACGTTCCCTACATCCTCTCTCCTGTATACG atgatATGGACAGAATTACAATAGAAACAGGAATGCAAGAAATTTCCTCTGGAACCTGCATCAAATTTATTCCTCGCACTCATGAGGCCAGCTTCCTCGACATCCAGCCTCGTTACGG TTGCTGGTCGTTTCTGGGGCAGACTGGGGGAAGCCAGACCTTGTCACTGCAGACTCCTGGATGCATGTGGTCGGGGATTGCTGCTCATGAATTCATGCATGCCCTCGGCTTTGTGCACGAGCAATCCCGCTCGGACCGAGACCACTATGTCACCATTGTGTGGAAGAACATCTTGCCAG AACAAATACACAACTTCAGGAAACAAGCGACGAACAATCTGAACAGCCCATACGACTACAGTTCTGTCATGCATTATGGACG ATATGCGTTCTCTGAAGAAGGTGGACCAACAATCATCCCCAAACCAGACCCTTACATTCCTATTGGCCAGCGAGATGGACCAAGTACACTTGACctgcataaaataaatcttctttATAGCTGTGGTAtgtaa
- the hce2l1 gene encoding high choriolytic enzyme 2 isoform X2, which yields MASRVVLLGILFGVLIPVDMVPVKNSTGVHEGKLRLKRKYSDELMDRDEMTAMDQILEVNSRLRVPTGLPFREGDIAYSYVRSAINCPGNACLWPKSIDGFVYVPYILSPVYDDMDRITIETGMQEISSGTCIKFIPRTHEASFLDIQPRYGCWSFLGQTGGSQTLSLQTPGCMWSGIAAHEFMHALGFVHEQSRSDRDHYVTIVWKNILPEQIHNFRKQATNNLNSPYDYSSVMHYGRYAFSEEGGPTIIPKPDPYIPIGQRDGPSTLDLHKINLLYSCGM from the exons ATGGCTTCTAGAGTTGTGCTTCTAGGCATCTTGTTTGGCGTGCTCATCCCGGTGGATATGGTCCCCGTTAAG AATTCCACTGGAGTACATGAGGGCAAACTGAGACTGAAAAGGAAATACTCTG aTGAGCTCATGGACCGAGATGAAATGACTGCAATGGATCAGATCCTAGAAGTCAACAGCA GGCTGCGGGTGCCCACAGGACTGCCATTCAGAGAAGGAGATATTGCCTATTCATACGTGCGCAGTGCCATAAACTGCCCTGGGAATGCCTGTCTGTGGCCTAAATCAATTGATGGATTTGTTTACGTTCCCTACATCCTCTCTCCTGTATACG atgatATGGACAGAATTACAATAGAAACAGGAATGCAAGAAATTTCCTCTGGAACCTGCATCAAATTTATTCCTCGCACTCATGAGGCCAGCTTCCTCGACATCCAGCCTCGTTACGG TTGCTGGTCGTTTCTGGGGCAGACTGGGGGAAGCCAGACCTTGTCACTGCAGACTCCTGGATGCATGTGGTCGGGGATTGCTGCTCATGAATTCATGCATGCCCTCGGCTTTGTGCACGAGCAATCCCGCTCGGACCGAGACCACTATGTCACCATTGTGTGGAAGAACATCTTGCCAG AACAAATACACAACTTCAGGAAACAAGCGACGAACAATCTGAACAGCCCATACGACTACAGTTCTGTCATGCATTATGGACG ATATGCGTTCTCTGAAGAAGGTGGACCAACAATCATCCCCAAACCAGACCCTTACATTCCTATTGGCCAGCGAGATGGACCAAGTACACTTGACctgcataaaataaatcttctttATAGCTGTGGTAtgtaa
- the tra2b gene encoding transformer-2 protein homolog beta isoform X2 produces the protein MSDNDKGRESRSASRSASPRAPAKSASRTPARSKDGSHHSRSKSWSRSRSRSGSHSNHGSHKHYSHSRSRSRSGRRRSRSRSYSGERRHRSLSHSPMSNRRRHIGNRANPDPNACLGVFGLSLYTTERDLRDVFSKYGSLADVSIVYDQQSRRSRGFAFVYFENTADAKEAKDRANGMELDGRRIRVDFSITKRPHTPTPGIYMGRPTYGGGGGGGGPGGPRRYSRDYDRGYDRGYDRGGYDRYDDRDYYRSYRRRSPSPYYRGAYRSRSRSRSYSPRRY, from the exons ATGAGCGACAATGATAAGGGCCGG GAGTCTCGCTCAGCTTCCAGGAGCGCGAGTCCCCGTGCCCCTGCGAAGTCGGCGAGTCGCACTCCAGCTCGTTCAAAAGATGGATCCCACCATTCCCGTTCTAAGTCCTGGTCCCGCTCCAGGTCCAGATCagg CTCCCATTCTAACCATGGCTCTCATAAGCACTACAGCCATTCCCGGTCCCGCTCCAGGTCCGGCCGGCGCCGGTCCCGCAGCCGCTCCTACAGCGGAGAGCGCCGGCACAGGAGCCTCAGTCATTCCCCCATGTCTAATCGCCGCAGGCACATCGGCAATCGG GCTAATCCAGATCCAAATGCTTGCCTGGGAGTGTTTGGCCTGAGCCTGTACACCACAGAGAGGGACCTGAGGGACGTTTTCTCTAAATACGGGAGCCTGGCGGATGTCAGCATCGTGTACGACCAGCAGTCCAGGCGCTCCAGGggctttgcttttgtttacttTGAGAACACAGCTGATGCTAAAGAG GCAAAGGACCGAGCGAATGGCATGGAGCTGGACGGTCGAAGAATCCGGGTGGATTTCTCAATCACAAAAAGACCTCACACCCCGACCCCGGGAATCTACATGGGACGTCCCACATA TGGCGgtggtggcggcggcggcggtcCTGGTGGTCCCCGGCGCTATTCACGTGACTATGACCGCGGATATGACCGCGGATATGATAGAGGCGGCTATGATCGCTATGATGACAGGGACTACTACCGATCATACAG acgAAGATCTCCATCACCATACTACAGAGGAGCATACAGATCTCGGTCAAGATCCCGGTCTTATTCTCCTC GTCGATATTGA
- the tra2b gene encoding transformer-2 protein homolog beta isoform X1 → MSDNDKGRESRSASRSASPRAPAKSASRTPARSKDGSHHSRSKSWSRSRSRSGSHSNHGSHKHYSHSRSRSRSGRRRSRSRSYSGERRHRSLSHSPMSNRRRHIGNRANPDPNACLGVFGLSLYTTERDLRDVFSKYGSLADVSIVYDQQSRRSRGFAFVYFENTADAKEAKDRANGMELDGRRIRVDFSITKRPHTPTPGIYMGRPTYGSGGGGGGGGPGGPRRYSRDYDRGYDRGYDRGGYDRYDDRDYYRSYRRRSPSPYYRGAYRSRSRSRSYSPRRY, encoded by the exons ATGAGCGACAATGATAAGGGCCGG GAGTCTCGCTCAGCTTCCAGGAGCGCGAGTCCCCGTGCCCCTGCGAAGTCGGCGAGTCGCACTCCAGCTCGTTCAAAAGATGGATCCCACCATTCCCGTTCTAAGTCCTGGTCCCGCTCCAGGTCCAGATCagg CTCCCATTCTAACCATGGCTCTCATAAGCACTACAGCCATTCCCGGTCCCGCTCCAGGTCCGGCCGGCGCCGGTCCCGCAGCCGCTCCTACAGCGGAGAGCGCCGGCACAGGAGCCTCAGTCATTCCCCCATGTCTAATCGCCGCAGGCACATCGGCAATCGG GCTAATCCAGATCCAAATGCTTGCCTGGGAGTGTTTGGCCTGAGCCTGTACACCACAGAGAGGGACCTGAGGGACGTTTTCTCTAAATACGGGAGCCTGGCGGATGTCAGCATCGTGTACGACCAGCAGTCCAGGCGCTCCAGGggctttgcttttgtttacttTGAGAACACAGCTGATGCTAAAGAG GCAAAGGACCGAGCGAATGGCATGGAGCTGGACGGTCGAAGAATCCGGGTGGATTTCTCAATCACAAAAAGACCTCACACCCCGACCCCGGGAATCTACATGGGACGTCCCACATA TGGCAGTGGCGgtggtggcggcggcggcggtcCTGGTGGTCCCCGGCGCTATTCACGTGACTATGACCGCGGATATGACCGCGGATATGATAGAGGCGGCTATGATCGCTATGATGACAGGGACTACTACCGATCATACAG acgAAGATCTCCATCACCATACTACAGAGGAGCATACAGATCTCGGTCAAGATCCCGGTCTTATTCTCCTC GTCGATATTGA
- the tra2b gene encoding transformer-2 protein homolog beta isoform X3 produces the protein MSNRRRHIGNRANPDPNACLGVFGLSLYTTERDLRDVFSKYGSLADVSIVYDQQSRRSRGFAFVYFENTADAKEAKDRANGMELDGRRIRVDFSITKRPHTPTPGIYMGRPTYGSGGGGGGGGPGGPRRYSRDYDRGYDRGYDRGGYDRYDDRDYYRSYRRRSPSPYYRGAYRSRSRSRSYSPRRY, from the exons ATGTCTAATCGCCGCAGGCACATCGGCAATCGG GCTAATCCAGATCCAAATGCTTGCCTGGGAGTGTTTGGCCTGAGCCTGTACACCACAGAGAGGGACCTGAGGGACGTTTTCTCTAAATACGGGAGCCTGGCGGATGTCAGCATCGTGTACGACCAGCAGTCCAGGCGCTCCAGGggctttgcttttgtttacttTGAGAACACAGCTGATGCTAAAGAG GCAAAGGACCGAGCGAATGGCATGGAGCTGGACGGTCGAAGAATCCGGGTGGATTTCTCAATCACAAAAAGACCTCACACCCCGACCCCGGGAATCTACATGGGACGTCCCACATA TGGCAGTGGCGgtggtggcggcggcggcggtcCTGGTGGTCCCCGGCGCTATTCACGTGACTATGACCGCGGATATGACCGCGGATATGATAGAGGCGGCTATGATCGCTATGATGACAGGGACTACTACCGATCATACAG acgAAGATCTCCATCACCATACTACAGAGGAGCATACAGATCTCGGTCAAGATCCCGGTCTTATTCTCCTC GTCGATATTGA